Sequence from the Drosophila subpulchrella strain 33 F10 #4 breed RU33 chromosome 3R, RU_Dsub_v1.1 Primary Assembly, whole genome shotgun sequence genome:
GCTTTTCGCACCTCCCACATAAATCCCCATCTAAATTTTTGTCTTTACTCTTACTTTTACTTTCACTTGGCATATACCATATGCTCAGCTCATGAAGAGAAATCCGCAAATTATGCGGGGACATCTAAAAATATGCAAGCAATTTAGCCACATGTGGTCGACCGGCCAACAGATTAGTTAATTCCCATTGTTCATGTGTGTGGGCCCACtgtgcgtatacgcaatgccATCGTTATCTATCCAttctatacatttttttcgTGGCAACATACTTAGGAAGTCCATTAAACTGGCTGGGCTGCGATAGGCCAACCAAGCCAGCTGGCCAGCTGTTGCAGTACCCATCGAGTAATTTACAAACAAATTAACAGGGCATAAAAATAGACGAACTCCCCTGCGTTCGCATTGTCGAACTGTCTGTGGAGTACTGTGATTGACAGCAGTCAACGGATTGATGGCCCTCCAGTTGCGCGCCCTTCCGATGTTTTGTTTCCCTGCTTACTTATGCGCGGCACTTGGCGCCTAAGTAAACCGGGGGTGTCCTGTTTCCACCCCTACACCCCCAGATTTCTTGGGAAGGGTGTTGTCCTTTATTGACTGCCGGTCGGCGGTGGTGACGGCTGACGTGGCTGGCTGGGAATTCATCAATTTGTGACATAAAGTCTGGAAATGTAAGTCGAATTCCGGGAATATTTATGAAAGATGTACACAGCGATATCGGGGTTTAAGGTTCGGGAGTTGGTTTCACAAATCAACAAACAAGAAACCGAAAGTCAACATAAATGttaattaatttaagaaaaaggGAAGACTTAGCTAAAACCCACAATATAATGCCAAGCTGAATTTTCTCTGTCTtgcaaataataatatatataatttgttttttaaaaattttctattaGTTTCTACACAGTACAGTATTTAAAAGTATACATTtgaatttttcaatttataaATTTCTGGTGGCGAAATCAGTTTTAAGCAAATACCTTTACTATAGTTGGAATATTAAGGAAAAATTTGGTAGAtgtatctttaatagtttagGATCTGCACTGACTCCTTAAAATAAAACGATATATAGAACATCAATTCTTTGCATGTTAAGATCTAAAGTTAAAGTACAAGGTTAAATCAAGAGGTAATTGTagcattttattttctgtgtCTTGCCTTCGGGGCTTCTTATTTCGCTTGTTAATTTTATTGGATATTTATTAGACACTTCTGTCGTTTTCTTAGAATTACGCATTTTCGTCTGATCAAAGAAATTTCTGCCGTTCCCGCAACCCTTACCGATAAGAATTAAACCCCCATTCCTTTGCGGCCAAAGTGTTGAGGCCAAATTGGAAGTTTGCAGACAGCGGTCAGAAAAGCCATAAACGCCGAAACAGGCGTAAAAGAGTGAAAACATTCCACTGCTTCAATTTGCGGCCCAAGTATTCTTATTCATATTTAATGCTGCTGCGAAAGGGGGGAGGAATCCTTAAAACCACCGCGTGGGAGGGTTTTGCATAAGCTCACGTTGATGAAAATCCGACGGGTTGCAAGAACCTTTGTTTAGTGAAAGTCTTCAGTCGGGTTTAAGCAATTACCCACGTGTGCGTAGAACTCCTGCCAGGATCCAGCAGCCAGGAAGCCTTTCAAGTCACCATCCTTATAATTTTGCGGCTTGCTTGGTTAATGAGCCacgttttaaaaatagattcgCAGTCGGCGGGCTGTTTTTGCTGGCAAATTGATGGGCATTGTCATCGCCATTACCATTCCCCATCTATGCTGTTTTATTGATGCGCATTTGCGCGAATTATGAATTGATAGCAAAGGCACTCAACGCCGCACAGCTGCTAATTAATCACGATGTAAGCCTGAATTATGCAGGACTCCAGGCGCCCGTCCAAAAGGGCAAAGTTAAACGACGCCAAACAGCTGGCCAAACGCAATTTGAGTTTCCAATAGCTAAGAGATGAGCAACATGTTGCAGCCGGATCAAAAAACATACACTGAGGAAATAAAATCAAAGAGCAATAGATATAGTTACATAAAACATCCTATTTTATTGAAACAGCGGGGCTTTTTAATCACTTCctaaggtgtctaaaagtatgcagtaagAAAGCattcttcaaaatatttaagttccaatattttgttgcatacttaaagtgatttttaaaaattagtaTGTTTGCAATGTCATAAAAATCTCTAGGGTTTTGAAAGCTCTTACGAaagtgcctaaaagtatgcaacaaaaacTGCATTCATAGGATTTtgttgttgcatacttttagacaccctTAGAAATTGTTATAAAATATGcagaatatttttttgatatttttttagagAGTCTGAGTCTGTAATCTTGATTCAAGACTATTTTGCCTACGTGTAGACCAAAAATAGTAAAACATTCCCAAGGGCAGCCTGCCATTGGCCAAGTGAAAGTGGGTTTGGCCCGAGGGCCCGGCACGTATCGTGTGGAAACTCGAGATCCCTTTCACTGAAATTGCAGTGGGGAAAAACGGAAAATTACTGGCCCAGTCCTGGGGGCCCAGCTATTCTGGCACTCAATTTACCAAAGCCAattaatgatgatgatgttggagttgctgctgctgctgctgctgctgcctcagTGGCTCCTGCTGCAGATGATGATTATGACTGGCAATTTAGAGGGCGCAATTAtgggcacacacacacacacaccaaaCACAACACCCCATCGGAATGTGTGTGAGAAATAGCTTGGGCCAAACTCAATTAGAGCGCAATTACGGGTCACGCTTCTAGGCGCAAAACAAGCACAGAATTAATGTGTTTCCCCCACTTAAAATGCCACGGGGTCTAATGAAATGTTGCCTTGCATTCTGGAATCTTTACAGCTGGTCGGCGCCGATGGACAGGAGTATCACTTCAAGCACAGGACCCTTCCCCACGCCCGGTCCAGGCGCAGTCTGACGCACACACGGGCCCTCAAGAGCCACCCGGCGGTAAGTAGGTGGAAATGCAGAAGACTCCCACCAAGGCCAAAAGGGAAAACGCGCCACTTGGCTCACTTACTGCTAGTTCAGGCGAAAACAAGGTAGAAACGTGCCCAATGCAATGGAATGAATGCAGACAGggaaataaatgtttattggGTATCTGGAATTTTGCTCATAATATTAATTTCATACTCTTGAATCACATCCTTTACATTTTCCGAAAATGTGTACCTGGTATTCTtgctaaaaataatattattatttatttttttaaaggactaaataatttatattctTATAATATAAAGTAGAAGTTGCTAATCTATATTTCTTtctaaaacaaaacaaggctACTAGAGCGTTGGAAAAGATCCAATGTTTACAAAGCAATCTTAAAAACACCATTTAGAATAAATACACCACTTATAAGCTTTTTGCTTAGTAACAAAATAGATACCTCTAGGCCCTGTGTAAGTAGGTCGACAGGTAACAATGTGCCTGCTTTTTCGCACGAGTGTCAAATGTCAGAGTTCACTGCGAGCTCCCAAAATAGTTTGCACCGGACATTGTTCGCCGTCATAGGGACATTGATTGCATGGCGATAGGATGCAAGTCCGTTTGTCCACCGGAGTGGAACGTGCCATTAGGCCATTGTCGATAATCAGCGTGCCAAATGCATTGCACAAACAAATGTGCAGCCATCCACAGGACACAATATGAAAATTGGCATGCAAACTGGGTCGTTTCGTTTCTGTTCACAGCTGTTTGCACAGCTTTGGATTGGAAAACACACACGCATAGCAATGACCCGCATGTTGAGGGACTTACATGGGTTTTTGCTCCCAGGTTCTGTGATAGATAGCGCATATAAGCCTAACCCACTTGCGGTTGCCACGCCGACCTTAACACTAATGGGTTCTCTCTCAATCCACAGGTTCACACGGCCGTGCAACAGCCGGGATTCAAGAGGGTTAAGCGCGGTCTGCGGCCAGCGGTTCCCGCCATTCACGGAATGAAGTTCGACCTAAAAATGGGCGAGGCCAATCGGATTGAGGAGGAGCCCACCGACCCCTACTTCCCCATGCAATGGTATCTCAAGAACACGGGTCAGAATGGCGGAAAAGTACGATTGGATCTGAATGTTCAGGCTGCCTGGGCCCAGGGAATCACCGGAAAGAATGTGACAACGGCCATCATGGATGATGGTGGGTATTTTCGGAAGCGAAAAATGTATAAATCCAATCTCCAGTTTTATTAACTTTCCACTTTATTATTACATTTGCTGCCCAGGCGTGGACTACATGCATCCGGATCTGAAATTTAATTATGTGAGTATGAAACCCTTCCAGTCCGGAGAATAATATTTGCGagcttttaattaaatttcggCTTACATATCAGTTGCAAATGTGGCTTTATTCCTTGGATTGAGGTTCTATATATACAATCCAATTTAGCTGCTGTTGAAACCCCTAGTGTGCAGCAAAGTTGTCGGGAAATTGAAGCGAAAAGCTTAAACTTTTCCTGACATTAAAACTTTCCACCATCATTATTGTCAAAGTGCTTATCTGCCATGCATATTTAAACAGCTCTCGGTGAAAGGTCTGGGTCCAGAAAAGGCCAAATATAAATGTTACGGAATAAAGTGAATAATATTACCCCAAAAGCTACAACAAAAAGTACTTACCTGGGTACATACAAATACGTACCCGTAATTTATCTGGTTATATGTATCTACTCATTTCCAGAACGCCGAGGCCAGTTATGACTTCAGCAGCAACGATCCCTTTCCATATCCCCGATACACCGACGACTGGTTCAACAGGTAAGTGAAAAAGCCAATCAATTTCTGGGAAAATGTCCTTGATGGTCGTTATAGAATTTACAACATGATTTGTTTATGTCATATGATTTAAATGGAATTTGCAAGTTGATGACTAAAGCTGCCTTTCTCTGTGGCAAGGCAAACTTTTGCTAATTGAAAGACAGTTGCTGGAATTAAGTGCTACTTTCTGTTGGGACCACAAAGTTCCAGGGCTCCATTCATTTAGCCCTTTAGTTTGCTGCTGTGTGTGCTAGCTTATAATGCGCACTGCTTAATGGATAGAGAGGACTTTTTATTAAGCTGCTTACCTGCAGGATTCCCTGTAAATGTTTTTACCCCCATATCTACTGTATCTTGCAGTCATGGAACTCGTTGTGCCGGCGAAGTGGCTGCTGCCAGAGATAATGGAATTTGCGGCGTTGGCGTTGCTTATGACAGCAAAATCGCAGGTAAGTGGCTTTGGCGGGATACTCTGCATAAATATATGCCACGTCTTCGAGGTCCCGACCTCGAAAGTTTTTTGGCTGATAAATcgcattacgcatacgccgcgtaAACCATTGTAAATCAATTGACAGCTCTACAGCTCTGTGTGCTATTAAATGGAAAGTTCATGGGCCATATTTCCTCATTGTAAATTGAATTCCGAAAAACATAAATGGGGCTGTTTTTTTGCCCTGGGAATGGGACCGCAACAAGTGTGGCCGCGTTATCTGTCATTTTTTATCGCCCACCGGGGAGAAATCATGTGAAAAATCGGGAAAATTTCGAAGCCGGGAAATGCAGTGGAATTTTTACGATTGCCGTAAAGCGCCAAGTGAAAGTGACTGGTGGTGGGGTGGTTCGGCGGGGCTGGGTCGTATAAATATTGATTTATAATTTCCGCCATTAGATTTAATGCATACTTATCGCTCGCTCCGCAGGCATTCGCATGCTGGACCAGCCCTACATGACGGACCTAATCGAGGCCAACTCCATGGGCCACGAGCCGCACAAAATCCACATCTACAGCGCCTCCTGGGGTCCCACCGATGATGGCAAGACGGTGGACGGTCCCCGGAATGCCACCATGCGAGCGATAGTCCAGGGCGTGAATGAGGTATGATCCAGGGGTCCAAATGTACAATCCCCGGAATTAATGGCTAATCTTTCACACCACCCGCAGGGTCGAAATGGCCTCGGGAACATCTATGTTTGGGCCTCCGGCGACGGCGGCGAGGAGGACGACTGCAACTGCGACGGCTACGCCGCCTCCATGTGGACCATTTCCATTAACAGCGCCATCAACGACGGCCAGAACGCCCACTACGACGAGAGCTGCAGCTCCACGCTGGCCTCCACGTTCAGCAACGGAGCCAAGGACCCCAACACGGGCGTTGCCACCACGGACCTCTATGGCAAGTGCACGACCACCCACTCGGGCACCAGTGCGGCGGCACCCGAAGCAGCGGGCGTCTTCGCCCTGGCCCTGGAGGCCAAGTGAGTAATCCCCCCGGCCTAAATCCCTTCAGATTGATACACTCGAAAAATAGTCCGAAAATATCTCTAATTTGGGTAAAAAAAATTCCATGAAGACCTTAGTATTGGTCGTATCTGAAGATATAGAACAGATCAGCCTTCTGCTTAAAAAAGTTTTACAGAAACTCAAGAGAACTCAAGTGGCTTCATAGGCCATGATTGGATTATCTAAGGTTTTCTAATAATAAAGTTCAGACCAAACATTTTCAGTTTGGCCTTTTCACActtgtttataaattttaaactcCATATACAGAAATCATGATTACAAAATCCCAAAAATGCCTTACTTATTTTTCGAGTGTGCCCCTTTTGTCATTTTATGAATTTATGCTAATCCCGCTTTAACCCACACAACCCTCACAGCCCGCAGCTGACTTGGCGCGACATCCAGCATCTGACGGTGCTGACATCGAAGCGCAACTCTCTGTTCGATGCCAAGAACCGCTTCCACTGGACAATGAACGGCGTGGGCCTAGAGTTCAATCACCTCTTTGGATTCGGCGTGCTGGATGCCGGCGCCATGGTCACACTATCTAAGCAGTGGCATGCAGTGCCACCACGTTACCACTGCGAGGCGGGCGAGCTCACCCAGCCACAGTGAGTACAGCACGGAATACTTCCTGGCCTAAACCAACTTAACCTTTTCTGTACATTATCCCAGGGCCATCGTCATGGGTCGCTCGCTCTTCTGGGAGATCAAAACCGATGCCTGCAAGGGCACTGACACGGAAGTGAACTACTTGGAACATGTACAGGCGGTGATCTCGGCGAATGCCTCACGACGGGGCGATCTGGAGCTTTTCCTTACATCTCCCATGGGCACCAAGTGAGTAAAAATATAGCCATAAtgtggaaaactgtttttttaattattctaAAATCCTGATCTTAAGTACTGtcctaaaaacattttttgttaaTCTTCAAAAAAGAcctttcccaaaaaaaaaaattttgcaactgttttaaaaaatgtagaaaataGTAGAGtccaatttttaattatacaAGTAAAATTCTATaagaatattaaatattaaaaaaaaaatgttaatatttcTCATTGAGTAGTATTAGGATTACATTTATTAAGGCCGGTAAAGATTCCTTTCAAGATG
This genomic interval carries:
- the LOC119561125 gene encoding neuroendocrine convertase 2, which codes for MAAAAWSWLLAPFLLLHLASAGAGGGGAAGSGHGLTGPAVFTSSFLVRFRRGVDNGFAHEVADKYGFDNLGPLVGADGQEYHFKHRTLPHARSRRSLTHTRALKSHPAVHTAVQQPGFKRVKRGLRPAVPAIHGMKFDLKMGEANRIEEEPTDPYFPMQWYLKNTGQNGGKVRLDLNVQAAWAQGITGKNVTTAIMDDGVDYMHPDLKFNYNAEASYDFSSNDPFPYPRYTDDWFNSHGTRCAGEVAAARDNGICGVGVAYDSKIAGIRMLDQPYMTDLIEANSMGHEPHKIHIYSASWGPTDDGKTVDGPRNATMRAIVQGVNEGRNGLGNIYVWASGDGGEEDDCNCDGYAASMWTISINSAINDGQNAHYDESCSSTLASTFSNGAKDPNTGVATTDLYGKCTTTHSGTSAAAPEAAGVFALALEANPQLTWRDIQHLTVLTSKRNSLFDAKNRFHWTMNGVGLEFNHLFGFGVLDAGAMVTLSKQWHAVPPRYHCEAGELTQPQAIVMGRSLFWEIKTDACKGTDTEVNYLEHVQAVISANASRRGDLELFLTSPMGTKSMILSRRANDDDHRDGFTKWPFMTTHSWGEYPQGTWKLEARFNSPQTRHGYLLEWSLVLHGTKEAPYRTLHPSSPHSKLAIVKKAHEDKKMK